The genome window ATGAAACAATGTTAAAACATCTTTAATATATTCAAAAGCCTTTAAGGCTTTTGAATTAAAAATCTAAGCGTTGGGCCATCTTGATTTATTTCTAGAATTTCAAAACCACGATTTTTAGCATCTTGAGGTATAGAATTGATACTTTGCGGACAGTCGCATAAAATTTCTAAAACTTCACCTGATTTTAGTTCTTTTAAGGCATCAATAGTAGCTATAGCAGGGTATGGGCAAACTTCACCTTCTAAATTTAAACTATAATGAATAATCATATTTTTCCTTTTTTATTTTGTTTGAAAAAGAATGATTTTTTAAACTTTAATATAAATAAAAATAAAATTGCAAATAAAGTTAAATTGATTACTAAACCATTAAAATAACCAAATTCATTTAAAAGATGAATCTTTACTCCATCTGTTAAGAAATTTGGAAAATAATCGTAGCTTAAAGCTAATATCATAGTGCCAATAATATTTGCAATACCCACTATAATAAAATGACTTTGTCCTTCACAAGCTCGATACATCCAGCCACACTCGCATCCTCCGGCAAAAACTATCCCAAAGCCAAATAAAAAAGCGCCTAAAGCAATATTTGGTGATATTTCTATTATTTTGCTAGTGTGTCCT of Campylobacter lari contains these proteins:
- the yedF gene encoding sulfurtransferase-like selenium metabolism protein YedF, whose product is MIIHYSLNLEGEVCPYPAIATIDALKELKSGEVLEILCDCPQSINSIPQDAKNRGFEILEINQDGPTLRFLIQKP